The Cyclopterus lumpus isolate fCycLum1 chromosome 1, fCycLum1.pri, whole genome shotgun sequence sequence ATCAATTGAGTTCACCTTTTTAAGGATTATGGTTATTGCCTGGTGCTCGTGATCTTTTTGGTAGTTTAAACTAGAAAGTACAAGCAAAGTACAGCACTGTTAAAACAATGATTAtactgaaatgtttttgttccagTTTTTTCAGTGAAAACTACACAGAGGAGGCTCGTCAGGTGTTGTCTCATGCAAACCATCCTAAACTAGGGTAAGATCCATTCATATATGCACGTGGAATATTGGCATATTTTCATGCAAAACTTTGATCTTCCTAAATCATTTACTTTCTATATTCAGTCACTTTTGGCATGAATCTAATTGTGCATTCTTCATATTTCAGGTATTCATATGCCATCGTTGGGATTAACTTGACAGAGATGGCCTACAGTCTCCTGAAGAGTGGTGCTTTGAAACCCCATTTCTACAATACAGTGCTGGGCACGCCTGACCTCCGACACTTTCATCAGCTATACTGTGAGTGAAGTCACAGTATAATCACATACTTTTTTTCCCATCTTctatgaaaaatacaaaactaaatagaattTCAAATGTAGTTGTGTGCTTTTATCAAGATTTCTCTAAAATGTGGGTTTCTTCTTTTCTAGGTTATCTGGCATATGAATTTGATAAATTCTGGTTGGCTGAAGAACCAGAAAGCATCATGGAGTTCAATCAGTACAGAGAGAAATTCCATGACGTAGTCAAGACACATCTACAGGACCCTGATGTGACCCTCACGCTGACTGTCTGTTCTAAAAACTAACATTATTCAGAAATATTTCCTCACCTCTCCACGGCCTCTGACTTTGTTTGATTGGGTAGAGAAAGACGAGATGCGAAGCtgaacattaaaaacatcaaaatcAGACTGAAGCCGTTTCATAAATTCTAAGAAATTAATCCTAATATGTTTGGTATTGTGGTCCAACGTTTAAACTCTATTCCTCTTGTTACTGTAATATTAAAGGGTTTTATGATAGAGCACCAATCTACGCTGTGTACCTCCAAAAAAGACCATTCCAGTGTTTAATTAACCTTTTGAgaaggagacatgagagagacATAAAAGGTTGGTCttttatgaggatttaactactTTCTGTGAGCAAGCTGCCAATTGGTTGCAGTTAAAAGACAGTTATTGAAAAATGGCAATTAACTAGCATATTTTTAGCTctcgtttgtttttttgtcgcAAGACCTGTACTCACACTTGTTCCGCTCAGAAATATCTTTTTTATGTCCAGAGACCACGACTAGATTATTGCATGTTTTAATATGTTCCTCTTGGTGGCATCTGCAACCTGTAACATTGTTTTTTGGGAGCTCAAACTGGTTGTTTGCCTccattttcatacatttattaacTGAGATTTGCTTTTCAGGAAGGTATGTAATGATTAACACTTTTGACTCAATggtaataaatacacattttaatgttttgaaatgtgttttctttttgtggtgAAAGTGATAGCACAAGTTAAAAAGCAAGCGCAGGGTCTGTAAAACAAGTACAATATATTTAGAGTTCACATAAACCTGTTTAATATTTTACTTTGGGCACCAGTATTATTTAAAGGTGCAGTGCTGTAAACTGCACAAACTATGATTGACAGATTTAGATCTTAAAGTGCAGAGTGTTGGCACCATTCACTCCCATTAAATTTCAAACAGGCTCATCatgaaacatatatatttatatatatatataaatataaagatagaattgcatttcaatttcatcataaacacaaatacaaggTACACAACTCCAATATTCCTTCTTCAACAAAGGATTTTCTTCTTAGTCaccaaaagaaaaccaaaatgtgAATTGATATTTCTAACCCAGCGGTGGTTCAGATGTTTCAGTCAAACTGTCAAACGGGAATCTTAATTCCTGTCCTCAATCCTCTTCTTTGTGACCATCATGGCTCTCTTGATTTGTTCGAATGAGACAAACATCACAACGTTCCACGATCCCAACCTCAGAAACGAGGGCACAAATCTACAGGAAATGGAGAAGATGAAAGCTAAAATCGAGCCTCAAACGCAGCATTGCTCAAAAATTCCAAGCGCCACATATTCCTAAACAAATGAGTGTGTGCTGGGGTCAGAGAGGAGGGGCTCACCCTTTGTAGAACGCCGTCGGCCCCTCTTTAGTCATCATGGTCCAGGCACAGTTGATAGCACTCTTGTACTGACCAGGTGGAGAGTTCATGTATCTAGTTTTCACCACGTCGACTGGGGAGGCGATCACCGTGGTGACAAAGCCGGCACCGAACGCGGACACAAAGTGGCAAGGAAGATTGTCTGTGGAGAGAAAGATTGTGAACAAAACAACTAAAGAGTATAAATGAGCGTAACCGGAGGCACTTTGTTCTGAGCCCAGCAGCATGGAAACTCATGTCAGCAGATTATATGACTTTAGGAATCGGGCATTGAGATACATTATGTATTAACTAATCTATTTACAGTACTGTGAGGGGGAAAACAACACCATGTACTGTACCAGCCTGTGTGCTGTTATCAGCTGTGCTGGAGTTGAAGGGGTGAGAGGGTGGGTGGATTTCTAACCCAATCAGCTTTCtctgagtgcgtgtgtgtgtgtgtgtgtgtgtgtgtgtgtgtgtgtgtgtgtgtgtgtgtgtgtgtgtgtgtgtgtgtgtgtgtgtgtgtgtgtgtgtgtgtgtgtaacccacGTGCATGAGCTCTCTCACTCACCTGTCAACAGTTTGTGTCCAAGGATGGCCTCCTTGATCAGGTCGTATGTAACCAGCTCTGTGCAGTTGACAAGTGCATTTCTTGTGATGTTAGGTAGTGTGCCTAAAGAATCCAGAAGTGCATGAGAACGTTTCGATCAGTAATCATTTATACATCATTCCTGGGTCTTATTTTCATGGCAGGCGAGAGACCCAATGAGTAACTTATTTTGAAGCACTCGTCCTAAACGGCACCTTTCCAGAGTCCACGTATGCCCTCATTCTGGAAGATGTGCTTGTAGGCCTGCATGGTGCCGCTGTACCGACGAGCCACACCGTCCAGGTTCACCTGGGCTTGAAATCGAACCTTGACTACATCAGTGGGCTGTGCAAAAGATACCGCCATGGCACCCGTAGTGCAGCCAGCCAGGATTCGTACCAGTATACTGGGGTCTGGAAGGGAAGTACATCTACTCAATTATTGTAATCGAGTACAGCTTTTAGGTACTTTACTGTGTATATTTTTGTATGTCCATGAGATATTTTAACGCATGATATCTTGCCCTAACTCTCAATTAAAAGATGAATCAATGTCAATAGCCTCAGATcttcatacattacattacacattgTATATGCCAATATTAATATTGCTATTGCTATTACTTCTATCTATATTGTACATACAGAAGCTGTTGCACTTCTTTCTGTCAGTGCTGGATAAAGGGATCCTtccactgttgctgctgcatGGACCTCAAAAGTAACCACTTACTGTCTTTGCCACCAGTGTAGAAATCTCTGACATTGTCGTAGAGGCCGATTCTGATGGAGGCGAAGCACACTTGTCTCTGCAGCCCCGCTACCAGCCCGTTGTACAGAGACCTGGGCCCCTCTGTTCGGATCATGGTGCTCATGGTCCCAAACACCCCTCTGTAGCGGATGCCCTCCACTCCCTTCATCTCTCCCTGAATCTGTGGTCACAGATAAAGATTGTGTTCAAGGCAAAAACCAGCTTCACAGAACCAAAGTAGAGCTTCATTCAGACTAAATGGGGCAGTGTATTGCTACAGAAATGTTAATGAGTGCAATTGATTTTGGGGGAAGGAAAGTGGACAAAGTGAAAAGTCAAGCTGTTCAGTCAATAGCAGCCGACATCCCGCTGTGTTCCAACATAGTATAAGACAAAAGGGAGCATAACTAAAGATCATTATCAATAAGATATCCGATGCTTGGCAGTTAATGTGAAGGAAACGTGCTCTGTGATGCTGGAGATGAGCTAACAAGGGTTTTGTCCCTGAACATACCTGTAGTCTGACTTTGGCTGTGTCCAGGGGAAATGTGAAAAGGTCAGCAACACAGGCTGCAGCCCCAGCACTCGCCATCTTCACCCCCAGTGGAGGGGGAACATCTGAGGGTTTAAATCCCACCATGTTTCCTAATGCTGGATTTACAGGTAAGCACcaacacacaaagaacacacaatcAGAGAAAATGTCCAGGAGAAAACCATCATATgcatctcatctcattcaccTTTTCAATCGAAAGACTAGTGAATCTTTTATTACCCAACAATCAAAGTGTATATTGatgataaaaacataaaacatactTACATTGTTTGTCTAAAATGTAAGACTTCCTTTGATCCTTTGTTACCGGGCAGGATTTGATTTGCCAGATTATAATCCATTAAAGGTGCCCCTCTGCAGGAAAGAAAGATGCATCTTTAGcgctgtatttatatattatctGGCTGGCTTTTTTACGACATCTACAGAGAGGCGTTACTGTGTACTCCTGCAAGGGTCAAATCAAAGTCCACAGACTGTCAGAAAGTCAATGTTCAATTTACCCCACAGTGCAGGcacatttcagaaaaacaaCTATTCTATATAACAACAACTTCCCACTCTCTGCGACTGTAACATCCATATCTTTTCATCCAAATTGTGGTTTCCAAAAGTATCTATAaaatattgttaatattttaaaacagtAATTTCTTGCCTTCAAATCAACAATATATCCATTCCCATTCAGTACAATAAGTAGGTATTCCTTCTGTCCTGTATCTGACACTTAATATTCAGAGATTATTTACTTTATGAGACCGGCAGTCTTCCCCCAAACCACAGTCATAATAAAGCACTATCAGTTGGTTCATTGGAGCCAATGGGATGTGTGAACAACAGTGAGTGTTTGGAGCTGATTGGCTAAAAATGTTTATAGCTTCGTCACGCTGTCCTTTCACTTTTGTGGCGTTGTTGTATCATAAAGTATTTGctcatttgtttgttattaaatgtattttatcctGTTGACAATTTTTGATTTCTTAATAACGGCATTTTTGTAAAAGAGGGcactgactttaaaaaaaaaaaaagaagcgtttTAAAAGGGGGAGAGTAGGGACTTGAGCATGTGACTGAAGTTCATAACGTATCAGATAAGAACTTTGCATCACAGCGGGCTCGGCCTCTCGGCAGTTTGGCAGTGACGAAGCATGTTTCATAATACCCAGGCAAGTTCTCAGTTAGTATTGGAATTACGGGAACATTTGCTTTTGGGGAAAAGTTGCCAGTTTATGTTCAACTAGCAAAGGGTTAGTTTCCTTCTTTAAATTCAGATATATTGCAGGCCTGTGTATTTAACTGCATTAGTTTAAGTACAATgataattaaaacacattacaacAATAAGAGACATTGGAGAAATCCTCTCAAGCGTCTGATTTCCCCCATTTATTCATGTCTTTCTCCTAATGAATGTAACCAGTGACTATCAAAACTAAAATAGTGTAGCCATATTTGTTAGATTTGATGAAACCTCAAAAGAGACTTTTTCATTTAGTTACAACCCAGGCCTATAGCTGCAACATAAATCGAAGACCAGGCGAgttaaaagtaataaataacGACATTAAGTGAAAGAATACATAAACTAAAGTTAAAGTCAGTGAGTAGTTAGGGATGTCAGCATGTGTGGATGTCTGGAGCAAACCAAAACTTAACAGCAGTCGCGTTGGCTGGAAGAGACTTTCAAGCTGGAGCCACGGcgggctcagctggggctcagCTGACGATCGACATCCTGAGACACAGAAAAGAGACAGCAAACGGGACACAGGGAGGGGGTCCTAACAATTTGAAGAAATATAAGCAATGTTTCATCCATCTTCTCATAAGGAAACATACGTTCTGATAGGTTAATCATTGATAGCGTTGTCATGTGTCCGAGAGGGGAAGTCTCTTCAATCTGCTGAAGGTCCAGTGTTAAGTGAGCTCACTTTGCTGTGATTGGTTAACCTGAGCCACAACCCCAGTGTGTTTGGTCCAGAGAGAGAGCGTGCACGTACTTTCACaatgaacatgttgctgtattAATACTTCAGTGGTTGAAGTAGTATTCAGATATTTTgctaaagtaaaagtaataatatcCGAGTGTAAGAAaactgttacaagtaaaaatCGTACATTCATTCAACTTAATACATGTTCATTTTGTATCAAAATTGCCCTTGTGGATTTAGTAAGATTTAGAAATGTTATGCAACGTAATACTTCTAAACCACTACATCTCATAGGTAAtgattgtactttgtactcaaccacagcattttttaaattactttggAGATTCAAGATTAGCcatacaaaatataatcaacaaattcattatgatgtattattacaGGTTAAGAGAATGTAACACTTTATTGGTTCCCTGGAGGGAAATTCACAAGCCACCCAGCAGACTATAAAGTAGATAACATTAGCTCCACCTTTACAATATTCAGTCATATATCAATTATTATAATCCAGTAACATAATATTCAGAAATAGACCATTCTGCATGAGGTAATTTAAGTATATTTGTATAGCAATACATTTTACATGCAAGATTTGAGTACTTCCTCCACCCCTATAAACAAAAACGTAACATTTTGTAAATTGATATGTTTTGTATATTAAAATCTGCAAGTAGACGTGATTTTCCTTCCCCCTCGCCCGAGTATAAATATAAAGGAACACAGAAATTAAAGTCAAGTAAAGTTCAATTATACTTTAGAcacttattttaacatttttattgtttgttcatCATATTCAAAATTGTTGTATATGTCTTCTactattgcactgtgtttaATCATGCAGtcagtcaaattccttgtatttCTCAATAAACCGTTTCTGAAGTACCTTAAAAAGACACTTAAATTACATTCAATACTAGTCAGTCACGTGCACACCAGTAAGAAATATTAGATTTACTGTAAAGCACCAAGTCTAGGTTTTGTAAAATTGGTTAaacacgtttttaaaaaaaaagaagaaaaaaaaagagctaaaaatCATGTCATGTAAATTAACAATTGGTCGCATAGATACTCTTCCACAAGATGGCAGCCACACGCCGTGTGCACGGTCGTACATTCGCACTCAGACTGGTGAAGTAAATGAAAAAGGCTCGAGGCGAACTGTGCAGCATCGAATCAGTCATACTGTAATTTAATTAGACGAGGTGACACACAATGCAGTGGAATCCAGAGTAGGACagtcatttcaaataaaaaaataaaaaccgtCACATAAAAGCAAGTTTCAAACTGcaacatgaaaatgaaaaaaagaggttaaaaaaagaagaccatAACATCTTCGTGGATCAAATGATGTAAACGTATAGAAAGTGCAGGCTTTTCAACAGCATTTTTAGTGTAATAATTTCTTAGGACACATTAATTCCTTTACCATCAGTTGCGAGTacaattctgtgtgtgtgtgtatgcatgttaaAAAGAGAATAGTTTCACTCAATAACTAAAGTGGCACGTTGCtttaaaacagaacattaaaTATTGAATTTTCCCAGCTTCGTTTTGTATTTGTCCATATCGTCATTCGAAGGGAAAGTAAAAACTTTTTGTGATCGACAGCAAATGGAATCATAAAGTAAGGACACGATAATTTGGCCGGATATAATGTTCTGTGATGGTACGTAGACTCTTAATACCACCGATTAGAACCGTACCTGTGGACATTTACATCTACATAGCCTAAGAGTGCTAAAGATTACAATATCTATGCAGAAAGTACAGCTACGACATGTACACACTGGTTTCCTCCGAGCAAACCTTAATATTAATGTCCTGTTCTGTCTTAGCTGGACAGAATCTAGTGATTGTTTTCATAAAAGTCTTTCACATCTGGTAAAATACATCGCGAACAGCAGTTTTTTGGTCACATTCATTCAACCATCATTGTCATTCACATTCACTGACCTTCATTGACCTCTAAAACACACGACTGATGACCGCGTTTTCCCTTTTCAAAAAGTCTGTGTGTGAAACCTCAGCCAGATAGCAAGATCTCATAGTCACTCGTCGACAGAAGGGCGCGCCCGACTTTACTGATATTCTTGGCGTTCGTTATTCGAGCCGCCACCTCCACTGGCTTCTCGAAATAATGCACCAGGGCCTGCTCGGTGAGCACGGAGGCCAGGAACTGCTCATACGTGATGGCCCAGTCTTTATCGATGCTCGTGCTGTGAGGCAGCCCTCGGCCGTGAGGCcggctgctgcttcttcttcttcttcttctttcaccaccagagcagctGCCGCTGCGCACCAGCACCGTGTCGTCCGCGATGTCCTCGCACTGCAGCTTCTCATCCAGCTCATGAGAGCCTGCGCTGAGCACGGAGTAAGAGGACATCGAAGTGTCATCTTTGGTTTCATCGTCCGAGATGAGCATGGCGGATGACGCGCCCGTGTCTTTGGGAGAGGAGTCCTCCAGCTTGATGTCTTGCATAGGTGGCAGCCGCTCGCTCCCTCCGCCCCCCTTCCCCTCCAGACCTACGGGGGCCAAGCAGTCAGCGGGACCATCGAGCACGGCCTGCCGGCCGGGTTTGGAGTCAGTGGCGTCTCGCGTACACATGCTCGGCTCTGACTGATCCTCCGTGTCGTTATCCTTccgcccagaggaggagaagagcttTCCCACTTCTCCCATTTCCAGCAGCAGACTGGTGACCGTCGCCGTGGCGTGATAGAGCTCCTGTTCTGCAACATCCTCACTGAACATGCTGTAGAGGGTCTTACAAAGCTCGATGAACTGGCtctggagaagaaaagaaaacacaagaggTCAGTTACACTCGAATAACTACAGAGATTCTtctgcacatactgtatgtaacaACGGATACAGAGGGTGACGTTTTACCTGATTCAGCTTGGGGAGGTTTTTTGTCTCCTGGTTCCACAGTTTCAAGTAATGGCGATATTCAGGAGTATTCAGTTTCTTCACTGCAAGATGTACAAAGAATGTGTTATTAactcatatttgtttttttttaaagaggaaaaaaacaaaaagttaaacAAATGTCTGCCTGCTTCTGTGGATAAACTTTACGATGCAAGCGCAGAGCTACAACTTAATCGTTTTGGCTTGCATCTTGAATATATCCTCTATTCACGTTTCAGACTTACTGTATGGAATTTGATTTCTCCTTTCATTAAATGGAAACTTAGTACATGACAATTACCCATCATGTTGAATCAataacattttgtgtgtttttcttggcTGCTAAGCGAGACTAAAAAGGCATTTTTACACTTGAATGGTTTGCCATCTGAATGAGACTAAACATTGTGTCACTTATTTAGACAAATGGGATTGTGTAGTGTGTTGCATTAGATCTATTTATTCAAGCCGTTACATTCCTTTTGCAATATGCTGCTTACCTTTTTCAGTCTTAAATGTGACTCTGACAAAGCCATCATCCTGCTCACTTCTGCACTTTGAGTTGTgacctgaggagagaggagcaaacaaccatttattatttaattacattttaaaagtcagaTTATCCAATTCCAACAGCTAGACTGGACCTTCAGAGACAATCTTTTAGCAGAATCCTCTAGGATATGAAGACAAGCAGATTATATTAAACGTACTGTATTTTCTTGCAGTAGAGTCCTGCTCTACACCCAGGACAGGGTGTAGTGTAACAGTTTATCATCAGTGCCTTCTGAAAGTTTAATCTCCAAACAGCTTTCAGTGGTTTGAGGcagtttctctttctttctgcataTTCAACACAGGATTCTCCTGCAGGCCTGTGCTTTGCAAACCTAATTTAACTTctgcacacatttgttttcaccACTGTCAATGTACACAATGCAAGCGGCAGGCTATGTCTGTGACTTCAAGGTtaatacaaacacacttttttctATACTAACTTTATCTTTACTATACAATTGGcagaattatgtttttaaaggtacatttttgttttcatttcctgtatttgttatcttctttttattatGCAATTAGTTTTTTCATCTGCAATCAcaatttttcttcttttttttttttttcttgatggTATGGTTAGGGGGTAAGGTGGTTAAGAAATGTCAccatggtgaggaggaggttggGACATACAATGTTTATATGGAttaatgtttatattatataagtgTGGTACATCTTCATTAGGTGTACCATAGTATTATGGAAAGGATGTCAAAGCAACAAAAATgtgatcacaaaaaaaaagttaatcttGGGTTCGTACCGATGGATGTTTCTGGAGTGACGTCTTCAAAGAAGTACTGTGTGGCCTCGAAAGCCGAGTCCGGCTCTTCCGGTTCATGAGTGATTTCTGGGGGAAAAGAAATTAGGAAAACTGTACTTGACTTGTGAAACCATTCTGTCAACCGTTCTTTGTAATTTTATCCCAGattctaataaaaaaagaaaaagaatgtacAAGTAAATATTGGGCTCATcagtttttaatgtaaataaaacaacattttaataaaagcgAAATCTAAGTATGCCTTTAAATTGAGGACTTAAGGCAAAATACAGTCAGTTATCTCAATAGAAAAGCATGCTGACAAAGATAATCCTcaacatgttctctctctcaaacataTCTTTTCTGCATAGCTAATAATCCTGCTccactaaaaataaatattgtctgTAGTTTCCTAAAGACACCTTTCATTGAACTgcatctgtgcacacacacacacacacacacacactcacca is a genomic window containing:
- the ucp1 gene encoding mitochondrial brown fat uncoupling protein 1 — protein: MVGFKPSDVPPPLGVKMASAGAAACVADLFTFPLDTAKVRLQIQGEMKGVEGIRYRGVFGTMSTMIRTEGPRSLYNGLVAGLQRQVCFASIRIGLYDNVRDFYTGGKDNPSILVRILAGCTTGAMAVSFAQPTDVVKVRFQAQVNLDGVARRYSGTMQAYKHIFQNEGIRGLWKGTLPNITRNALVNCTELVTYDLIKEAILGHKLLTDNLPCHFVSAFGAGFVTTVIASPVDVVKTRYMNSPPGQYKSAINCAWTMMTKEGPTAFYKGFVPSFLRLGSWNVVMFVSFEQIKRAMMVTKKRIEDRN